From the Acidobacteriota bacterium genome, the window GGTGTCCACGCCCACGTTTCCCGCCGAATCGGTGGCCAAAAGGGAGATGTCGTAGGTCCCGTCGTCGAACAGGGCGGAATTCGTCGACCAGAGCAGGGTGCCGACGTCCGAAGAGGCCACCTTGGACTGGCCGATGTAGAGCTCCACCTTCCCCAGGGAAAAGTCGTCCGAGGCCGTCCCGTTTACCGTGAACGCGCCCGTGATGACCGATCCGTCACCCGGGGAATGGATGGCCGTGAAAGGCTCGTCATCCCGGCGCTGAACGTGGCGCGCCGACATGCCACCCTGACTCCAGGAGCCTCCGGGACCCGCGGGGACCGCATACGCGGCGAGGACCTGGGTGCCCGGCCCCGTTCGAGTGACGATTCGCCCCTTGATCCCCCAACCGAGCAGGACGGCTTCCTTCCCCGCCCCCATGCTGGGCATGTATCCGTAGAACGATCCGTCCACCGCATCGAACCAGGCGATGACCCCGGTGGCGTCCAGGTAGGCGACGATTCCATTGCGGTCCACCGCCATGGAGGCCGTGACCTCCGGGGTCCACTCGGTGTTGACGTCGGAGAACACCCACAGGATGGCCCCGGTGGAGACGTCCAGCCCGTAGATCTCGCTCCCCCCATCGTCCGCCACCACGAGGGTGTCCCCGTAAATGACGGGCGCCATGCGCTTGACCAGGAGGAGGCCGCCTTGCTGGTCCCGGGCCTCCCAGAGGAACTGGCCGTGGACGTCGTAGACGTCCAGGATGCCCTCCCGGATGTAGAACAGGTCGTCGTACCGGTCCATGACCACGGGAACCTTGGAGGCGTTGAAGAAGTTCTTCCTCCAGATGACCATCCCCGAATTGGGGTTCACGGCATGCATGAAGTTGTCGCCGGTGATGTAGACGGTCCCGTCGTGCCCGACCGTGGGCGGCCCCACCTCCGTCCCCAGGTGGACGTGGAAGCGCTGGCTGCCGTCCGGGTTGAGGGCGTAAAGGTCGCCGTCCTTTCCACCGAAGTAGATCTTTCCGTCGGCGGCCACCGCGAGAGGGGTGGCCGGTACGGCTCCGACGGATTGCTTCCAGATCATGTTCCCGGCCGTGGAGTAAGCCCGGATCTCCAGGGAGGAGGTGCCGAAATAAAGCACCCCCCCATGAAGGACGATGGGCGTGACGATCAGTCCTCCCGGTTTGACGGCCCAGGCGGGTGTACCCTGGGGCGTGAGGGCGCGGAGCTTTTCGTCGTCCGTGGCGAAGTACACGGAACCGTCGTTGCCCAGAGTGGGAGCGAAGAGGATGGTCGCGGGCCCGTTGTATTGCCACAAAGGCTCGTAGCTCGCCTGGACGGCGAGCGTCGCCAAGAGAAACAGGACACCCCATAGGACACGGCGCATGTTCTCCTCCTCCGTCTCATCTGAATATAGCATGCGAATTATTGGTTTGCAACTTTCTGAAACCAATAGCAAATCCCTCCACCCCGCCCCGCGCAACCTTGAAGGCCGGAATCCGTACCATAGGGACAGCCTCCCGGGTGCCCCGACGGCGCCTTCACCGGGGGGCGGGAGGTGACCGTGGGGACCCGATTCGCCCTGGCCCTGGCTGCGTTGTGCCTGGCAGGATCCGCCGGGGCGCAAACCCCGGCGGCGCTGGAACCGGGCGTCGTCCATCCGAAGGTGCTCTGCCAGGGGGACCCCTCTCATTCGTACGCCCTCTACCTGCCCCGAGGCTACCATCCCGGACGACCCTGGCCCGTCCTGTTCTGCCTGTCGCCGACGGGCCAGGGGGAAGTCCCCCTTCGCCTCGTGAAGGACGCCGCCGAGGCCGGGGGCTACATCGTGGCCGCCTCCAACGACTCCCGAAACGGCCCCTGGCAACCCATCCTGGAGGCCCAGCAGGCCCTCTGGAAAGACGTCTCCGCCCGTTTCCCGATGGCCTCCTCCGGACACCTGGCCATGGGCTTCTCCGGTGGGGCCCGGGCGGCGCTCCACCTGGCCCTCACGCACAGGGACCGCTTCCGCGGCGTGATCTCCTGCGGGGCCTTCTACGCGGAGCAGAAGGACCTTCCCAGGAAGAGCGGCCTCTCCCTCTACCTGCTGACCGGGAACAGGGATTTCAACCGCTTCGAGATGGGGCGCGCCCTGGAAACCGAACCAAAAAGAGGAAATCGCGTTTGGTTGCAGGTCTTTGAGGGAAAGCACCGGTGGCCCGATGCGGCCCAATTCGGCCAGGCCCTCGCCTTCTTCGCGGCGGAGGAAGCCTCCCCCGGCGACCCCCTCCGAAGCCGGTGGGCCGCCGACCGCGCCGGAGAGGCGGAGGATCTCCTTCAAAAGGGCCGCTCCTATGAGGCCTATCGCCTGTTCACCCAGATCGCCCGGCTGTACCCGGAGGTGCCCGCTGGAGCGGCCGCCGCCGGAAAGGCCGCCGCCCTCGAGCGCACGGAAGAGGTGATCTCGGCCCGGGCCCGCGACCGGCGCTTCGAGGACCTTTGGGGACGCCTGAAGGCCGTCTCCAGCCAGGACCAGCTCCTGGGCCTGATCCGGGAACTGAGAAAGCTGAAGGCGGCCGGGGGCGAGGACTCGGAGGACGCCGAGGACCTGCTTCAACTGAACGCGCTCTCTCTGGAACAGCTCGGAGTCCAGCTCCTTCGGGCGGGCCGCTACGACGAGGCCGCCTTCTGCCTGGAGACCGCGGCCCTCGTCTTGCCAAGCCACTCGATCCTGAACTACAACGCCGCGTGCGCCCTGGCGAGGGCGGGGCGGAGCGAATCGGCCATGGAATTCCTGGAAAAGGCGGTGGCCGCCGGTTTCAAAGACCGCGCCCTGGCCTCGAAAGATTCCGATCTGGATTCCCTTCGCAAGCATCCCCGGTTCCAGCGGCTCCTCGACGGGATGGGTCCGGGATCGTGAAGGGCTCCCGGAGGGCGTCCGCCGGCCCGCCCGTCGCCTCTGCCCTTGCAATTTTCGGCGTGATGTGGGATAAGGGCTTCTTCGCGTCCGACGATCCCGTCGCCTGCGGCCCCTACCTCGGGGAGTCCTGCGGCGGAGATCCAGGGCTCAAACGGCGGTTTCCCCGGCGATCCCACCGTTTCCGACAACCGCAGGCCGGAACCTGACGCAGGGTGTATCCGCGCGCGGCGCGGCGCACCGCGAGCGTCGCAGGAAATTCATGTCGTTTTCCACCTTCGGTCTCCACCCGAACCTCCTCCAGGCCCTGGGGGATCTGGAATTCACCCGACCCACCCCGATTCAGGAAAAGGCCCTCCCGCCCCTTCTCAAGGGACGGCACGTCCTGGCCGCCGCGGCCACGGGAAGCGGAAAGACGGCGGCCTTTCTCCTCCCGATTCTCCAGCGGTTCCTGGACCGCCCGGGCAAGGGGACCCGCGCCCTCATCCTCGCACCGACCCGCGAGCTGGCGGCCCAGATCGCCGACCACCTTCAGGCCCTGGCCCGCCACACGCCGATCCGCGGGGTCGCCATTTACGGGGGCGTGGGCATGGAGCCCCAGATCAAGGCCCTCAAGAAAGGCGTGGAAGTCGTGATCGCCACGCCGGGACGGCTCCTGGATCACATGCAGTATCCGTACACGCGATTGGATGCGTTGGAGTTTCTGGTTCTCGACGAGGCGGACCGGATGCTGGACATGGGTTTCCTGCCGGATGTCCGACGGATCCTCGACCGGCTTCCCAAGTCCAGGCAGACCATGCTCTTTTCAGCCACGCTTCCCCTGCCCATCGTGGAGCTGGCCAGCGAGATGCTGGCAAACCCGGTGGCCATCAACGTGGAGCAGAAATCCGAGCCCGCCGCGGGCATCAACCACTCGGCCTACCCCGTCCCCCACGAATTGAAGTCCCACCTCCTGCTGGAAATCCTCAAGCTCCCGGAGGCCCGCAGCGTCCTCGCCTTCACCCGGACGAAGCACAGGGCCAACCGCCTTGGAGACTTCCTGGAGAAGCGCGGAGTTTCCTGCGCCCGGATCCACGGCGGCCGGAGCCAGTTTCAGAGGACCGAGGCCATGACGGGCTTCAAGGCGGGCAGGTATCAGGTCCTGGTGGCCACGGACATCGCCTCCCGCGGCATTGACGTGGAGGCCCTCGGGCTCGTGGTGAACTTCGACGTGCCCCATCTCCCCGAGGAGTACATCCACCGTGTGGGCCGCACCGCGAGGGCCCAGGCGACGGGAGAGGCCTTCACGCTCGTTTCGCCGCAGGAGGAGGGCGATTTCCGCGAAATCGAGCGGCACCTTGGATGGAAGATCCCCCGGCGAACGATGGAGGGCTTCGACTACACCCGGCGGCCCGAGGAAAAGTTCGAGGTCCCCCTGGCCGAGCGGATTGCCGCCATCCGCAAGCGCAAAGCCGAGGAGAGGGCCCGGTCCAAGTCCAAAGCAGAGCGCCGGGCGGCGGCCGAGCGGACCCTCCGGAAGGGCTCCGCGGCGGACCGGGAGTCGGGATCCCACCGGGCCGGCGACGTTGCCTTCCGGCCCGAGGAGGGAAGCGCCGCCGCGAGGTCGGCCTCTCCCGGTAAAGGACGGGGGAAGCCCCCCCGCAGGTCGCACCCGGAAGGTCCCGGCGCCCGGGGAAAGGGACAGCCGCGCGGGTCGGGTGCACAACGACCCGGGTGGAAGCCGAGGCACGGTTCCGCTCCCCCGGCGCGTGAAACGGGGCCTTCGATGCCGGGACCGCTTGTCCTTGAATCGAGGGAACCGTCGAACCTTCCCGACACCTCGGGCACCCGACAGGACACCTTCATCTCCCACCGGGATTCTCTGGCGGGACGGAGCCACTGGGGCCAGACCTGGAGGAAGAAGTTCGGCGGCCGCCCGGCAGAGCACGTCCCCGAGGAAAGCCAGCCCGATTCCTGAGCGGGCGGGCCCGATCCGGGGCCCCGGAGGGCGCCCGGGGCCCTTCGCCGCGGCTCGTCAGCCTTCGCCGGTGGCGGCATCCTGGGGACCGGTCCCCACGGCAACCTTGGCCGGCCGCAAGAGGGAATCCCCCTGGCGGTACCCGGCCTGAAGCAGACCGGCGACCTTCCCCTTCTCCCCGGGCTGAAGCGCCACGGCCTCCATGATCGTCGGGTCGAACGCGTCCCCACAGGCGGGTGAGAACCGGATGCAGGACCTGCGCTCCAGGAATTGGGCGAACCGGCTCGAAACCAGCGAAAGGCCTTTGGCCACGGAGGGAGTGTCGGCGGCGAGGGCCGCGGCCCGGTCCAGGTCATCCATGATGTCCAATATATCCAGCAGGGTGGCCTTTTCCCGGTCGGCGAAGCGCCGCTCCAGATCCAGGGCCACTCGCTCCCTGGACCTCCTCGCCTCCTCCTCCAACTCCGCCAGCCGCTCTTTCAGGCGCGCCTCGGCGCGGGCGACCCGCCCCTCCAGCTCCTCCACGTACGTCGGCTTCAGATTGGGTTCGGCGGCGCCCACCTCCACGGTTCCATCCTCCTCGCGGCCCACCCGCCTCCGATCCACAACGGAAACGGGGTTCTTGTGCGCACGGGGGGCGGGATCGCGTTCGCCGGGTGTCTCGGTTGCCCGCTCGGGCGAAGGACACGGTTCAGCCTTCATGGCGTATCTCCCGAAGTTTATTGCGACAGCAGGTCCAGGGTCACGTAGTAGGTCCAGGGGCCTCTTCCCACGCTGATGGGCAGGCCCGTCGAGCCAAGGGCCGAGCGGGACTGGGCGAGGAAATCCTCCGGGTTCTCGACGGGCTGGTCCATGACCGCCAGGATCGTGTCCCCGCTCCGGAGGCCCACCGCTTCGGCGGGCGAGCCACGGCGCACGGCCGCGACTTCAAGGGCCCGGCCCTCCGACGCCACCCGAATGCCCAGCAGTTCCCACGCCATGGCGGGCGTCAGCCGTTCGGGCATCAGGCGGGCCTCCACCGTGGCCGAAAAGCGCTTCCCATCCCGAAGGCCCGCGAGGGTGATCTTCTGACCGGGGTTCAGAAGCGCCATCCGCGCGTTCAGGTCCCCAGCCCCGTCCAGGGTCTTTCCGTCCACGGAGGTGATGAAATCGTCCTTCTGAAGGGCGTCTTGAGGATAGGCGAAGGGGTAGGTCCGCGCGACGACCGCCCCGGAGGACTGGCCGAGCCTTTTCTTGTACGACTCGCTGGGATCGAGGACCAAGACGCCCAGCCAGGTGGGCCGGACCTTTCCGTAGGCTTTCAGCTGTTCCATCACGCGCCGGGCGCGGTTGATGGGGATGGCGAAGCCGATGCTCTGGGCCTGGCGGATGATGGCGGTATTGACTCCGATCACCTCCCCAAGGATATTGAGCAGCGGCCCCCCCGAATTCCCCGGATTGATGGGGGCGTCCGTCTGGAGGAAGTCCGAGAACTGGCGGTCGCCCGCCGCGACGGTCCGCCCCACCGCGGAGAGGACGCCCACGGACACCGTGTTGGAGAGTCCGAAGGGATTTCCAACGGCGATGACGGTCTCCCCGATCATGAGGTCGTCCGAGCGCCCGAGGCGCGCCGAAGGAAAGGGGCCGCCTCCCTCCAATTTCAAGAGAGCGAGATCCATCTCGGGAGCCGACCCCACCACCCGGGCCGGAAACTGCCTTCCGTCGTTGAGCGTCACCCGGATGTTGGCGCCGCCCATGATCACGTGCTCGTTGGTAAGGACGTAGCCGGCGGA encodes:
- a CDS encoding alpha/beta hydrolase-fold protein is translated as MGTRFALALAALCLAGSAGAQTPAALEPGVVHPKVLCQGDPSHSYALYLPRGYHPGRPWPVLFCLSPTGQGEVPLRLVKDAAEAGGYIVAASNDSRNGPWQPILEAQQALWKDVSARFPMASSGHLAMGFSGGARAALHLALTHRDRFRGVISCGAFYAEQKDLPRKSGLSLYLLTGNRDFNRFEMGRALETEPKRGNRVWLQVFEGKHRWPDAAQFGQALAFFAAEEASPGDPLRSRWAADRAGEAEDLLQKGRSYEAYRLFTQIARLYPEVPAGAAAAGKAAALERTEEVISARARDRRFEDLWGRLKAVSSQDQLLGLIRELRKLKAAGGEDSEDAEDLLQLNALSLEQLGVQLLRAGRYDEAAFCLETAALVLPSHSILNYNAACALARAGRSESAMEFLEKAVAAGFKDRALASKDSDLDSLRKHPRFQRLLDGMGPGS
- a CDS encoding DEAD/DEAH box helicase, with translation MSFSTFGLHPNLLQALGDLEFTRPTPIQEKALPPLLKGRHVLAAAATGSGKTAAFLLPILQRFLDRPGKGTRALILAPTRELAAQIADHLQALARHTPIRGVAIYGGVGMEPQIKALKKGVEVVIATPGRLLDHMQYPYTRLDALEFLVLDEADRMLDMGFLPDVRRILDRLPKSRQTMLFSATLPLPIVELASEMLANPVAINVEQKSEPAAGINHSAYPVPHELKSHLLLEILKLPEARSVLAFTRTKHRANRLGDFLEKRGVSCARIHGGRSQFQRTEAMTGFKAGRYQVLVATDIASRGIDVEALGLVVNFDVPHLPEEYIHRVGRTARAQATGEAFTLVSPQEEGDFREIERHLGWKIPRRTMEGFDYTRRPEEKFEVPLAERIAAIRKRKAEERARSKSKAERRAAAERTLRKGSAADRESGSHRAGDVAFRPEEGSAAARSASPGKGRGKPPRRSHPEGPGARGKGQPRGSGAQRPGWKPRHGSAPPARETGPSMPGPLVLESREPSNLPDTSGTRQDTFISHRDSLAGRSHWGQTWRKKFGGRPAEHVPEESQPDS
- a CDS encoding PQQ-binding-like beta-propeller repeat protein; the protein is MRRVLWGVLFLLATLAVQASYEPLWQYNGPATILFAPTLGNDGSVYFATDDEKLRALTPQGTPAWAVKPGGLIVTPIVLHGGVLYFGTSSLEIRAYSTAGNMIWKQSVGAVPATPLAVAADGKIYFGGKDGDLYALNPDGSQRFHVHLGTEVGPPTVGHDGTVYITGDNFMHAVNPNSGMVIWRKNFFNASKVPVVMDRYDDLFYIREGILDVYDVHGQFLWEARDQQGGLLLVKRMAPVIYGDTLVVADDGGSEIYGLDVSTGAILWVFSDVNTEWTPEVTASMAVDRNGIVAYLDATGVIAWFDAVDGSFYGYMPSMGAGKEAVLLGWGIKGRIVTRTGPGTQVLAAYAVPAGPGGSWSQGGMSARHVQRRDDEPFTAIHSPGDGSVITGAFTVNGTASDDFSLGKVELYIGQSKVASSDVGTLLWSTNSALFDDGTYDISLLATDSAGNVGVDTVTVTFDNPAPVHNVSQGPPTFTWLDNLVDNQYQVLVSMDPTFTTPVVTSSSKTKKWIRATSWKPSDKKWAKVLAAANLVPNPQVTVYWRVIGRIGGEVTTRSFTLDKTH
- the grpE gene encoding nucleotide exchange factor GrpE; translation: MKAEPCPSPERATETPGERDPAPRAHKNPVSVVDRRRVGREEDGTVEVGAAEPNLKPTYVEELEGRVARAEARLKERLAELEEEARRSRERVALDLERRFADREKATLLDILDIMDDLDRAAALAADTPSVAKGLSLVSSRFAQFLERRSCIRFSPACGDAFDPTIMEAVALQPGEKGKVAGLLQAGYRQGDSLLRPAKVAVGTGPQDAATGEG
- a CDS encoding trypsin-like peptidase domain-containing protein — its product is MQSARASVAAAVLALSTLWVPAQGTRAQRETQVVRVVREVAPSVVYISSQQRVKNPFSGPFWDLFGEDFPGGGPPRGEENSLGSGVIIDSAGYVLTNEHVIMGGANIRVTLNDGRQFPARVVGSAPEMDLALLKLEGGGPFPSARLGRSDDLMIGETVIAVGNPFGLSNTVSVGVLSAVGRTVAAGDRQFSDFLQTDAPINPGNSGGPLLNILGEVIGVNTAIIRQAQSIGFAIPINRARRVMEQLKAYGKVRPTWLGVLVLDPSESYKKRLGQSSGAVVARTYPFAYPQDALQKDDFITSVDGKTLDGAGDLNARMALLNPGQKITLAGLRDGKRFSATVEARLMPERLTPAMAWELLGIRVASEGRALEVAAVRRGSPAEAVGLRSGDTILAVMDQPVENPEDFLAQSRSALGSTGLPISVGRGPWTYYVTLDLLSQ